One stretch of Prochlorococcus marinus XMU1402 DNA includes these proteins:
- the sodX gene encoding nickel-type superoxide dismutase maturation protease: MSPTFKEGDIVFYKKYLINKSNLKVGQVVIFRHPIQDRIQIKRIKQIKENCIEVIGDNSKYSNDSKSFGFIQNEKILGIVTSKILKF, encoded by the coding sequence ATGTCACCTACCTTTAAGGAAGGTGATATAGTCTTTTACAAAAAATATTTAATTAATAAATCTAATCTTAAGGTTGGTCAAGTTGTCATCTTTAGGCATCCGATACAAGACAGAATACAAATTAAAAGAATAAAGCAAATAAAAGAAAATTGTATTGAAGTAATTGGAGACAACTCAAAATATAGTAATGATAGTAAATCTTTCGGCTTTATTCAAAATGAAAAAATTTTAGGTATCGTAACGTCGAAAATATTAAAGTTTTAA
- a CDS encoding hydantoin utilization protein A: MQAVILTGIVAGFVHVVSGADHLIAMAPSAINNPQKALKNSFSWGLGHSSGVLLLAFLAIVIKDITPLNRFSNIAEFLVGISLLIVGVFAIKNSFQLSIHSHSHKHSNGIAHRHFHLHVKEQKNNNKHSHALTGLGLLHGVAGGSHFLAVLPALALPLISACLYLISYLIGSLISMNLFTCLISFTIFKASQKFIKRLIAGAGGLSFSLGLFWIQRSASVFLN, encoded by the coding sequence ATGCAGGCTGTAATTTTAACAGGTATAGTTGCAGGATTTGTGCATGTAGTTAGTGGCGCTGATCATCTAATTGCAATGGCACCATCAGCGATTAATAATCCCCAAAAAGCTCTTAAAAATAGTTTCTCATGGGGCTTGGGACACTCTTCAGGTGTCCTCTTGTTAGCTTTTCTAGCGATTGTTATTAAGGATATTACGCCATTAAACAGATTTTCTAATATTGCCGAATTCCTAGTTGGAATTTCTCTTCTAATTGTTGGAGTATTTGCTATAAAAAATTCTTTTCAATTAAGTATCCACTCTCATTCCCATAAGCATTCTAATGGAATTGCTCATCGTCACTTTCACTTGCATGTTAAGGAACAAAAAAATAATAATAAGCACTCACATGCTTTGACTGGTTTAGGCTTGCTACACGGTGTAGCTGGAGGTTCACATTTTCTGGCAGTTCTTCCTGCTTTAGCACTACCTTTAATAAGTGCTTGCTTATATTTGATTTCATATTTGATTGGTTCACTAATAAGTATGAATCTTTTTACTTGTTTAATATCTTTTACCATCTTTAAAGCAAGTCAAAAATTTATTAAAAGATTAATAGCTGGAGCAGGAGGGCTTTCCTTTTCTTTGGGATTATTTTGGATTCAAAGAAGTGCTTCTGTTTTTTTGAATTAA
- the trpC gene encoding indole-3-glycerol phosphate synthase TrpC — translation MEIRRRPPNPTVRVENLEYAVPHREAQPKNILEEIVWHKDIEIKNFKKKVSLEDLIKKIEKLPPPKDFYKNILESKIKPGLIAEIKKASPSKGVIRKDFNPEDIAICYEGLGASCISVLTDKRFFQGSYEILETVRKSTNLPLLCKDFIISAYQIYKARVSGADAILLIAAILSNDDLIYLKKIADNLKMSVLVEVHNNNELERILKLKSFNLVGINNRDLKTFKTNLKTSIELMNIYADIFLKQNILPISESGINSSEDLESLRSIGIRGVLIGETFMRESDIKKSFKELFNSI, via the coding sequence ATGGAGATAAGACGCAGGCCACCCAATCCAACTGTAAGGGTAGAAAATTTAGAATATGCTGTGCCTCATAGAGAAGCACAACCAAAAAATATTCTTGAAGAAATTGTATGGCATAAGGACATTGAAATTAAGAATTTCAAAAAAAAAGTTTCTTTAGAAGATCTAATAAAAAAAATTGAAAAACTGCCTCCCCCAAAAGATTTTTATAAAAATATCTTGGAGTCAAAAATAAAACCAGGATTAATTGCTGAAATAAAAAAAGCTAGTCCTAGTAAAGGAGTTATTAGAAAAGATTTTAACCCTGAAGATATAGCAATTTGTTATGAAGGATTAGGTGCGTCATGTATCTCAGTACTTACCGATAAAAGGTTTTTTCAAGGTAGTTATGAAATACTCGAAACTGTAAGGAAATCAACTAATCTCCCTCTTCTATGCAAAGATTTTATTATTTCTGCTTATCAAATTTATAAAGCAAGGGTATCTGGTGCTGATGCAATATTATTAATCGCTGCGATTTTAAGTAATGACGATTTAATTTATCTAAAGAAAATTGCTGATAACTTAAAGATGAGTGTTCTCGTAGAAGTCCATAACAATAATGAATTAGAAAGGATACTAAAGTTAAAATCTTTTAATTTGGTTGGAATAAATAACAGGGACTTAAAGACTTTCAAAACAAATTTAAAAACATCAATAGAATTGATGAATATTTATGCAGATATATTTTTAAAACAAAATATTCTTCCTATTAGTGAATCAGGAATTAATTCTTCCGAAGATTTAGAGTCGCTTAGATCTATTGGAATTAGGGGAGTATTAATTGGTGAAACTTTTATGAGAGAAAGTGATATTAAAAAATCTTTCAAGGAATTATTTAACTCAATTTAA